Proteins from a single region of Gossypium arboreum isolate Shixiya-1 chromosome 1, ASM2569848v2, whole genome shotgun sequence:
- the LOC108482163 gene encoding late embryogenesis abundant protein At1g64065-like: MQEDPQAKSLEPIEDYPRSDMVFGWIKPKQDKKSSKCLVYILVIMVIQGSILLVLANIFLRARTPDFEIGSVKVRNLKYGNSSVPSFNFTLVTQVTVENTNFGEFRFDKSTGTVWCGSEVVALMKIPKGIAQARATEKMKVSINWWPGMKLRSLAEPSFLGPICCFHGFTLMQTHAPCTIPLYKSQQEAT; encoded by the exons atgcaAGAAGACCCTCAAGCCAAGTCATTGGAACCTATTGAAGATTATCCAAGAAGTGATATGGTGTTTGGGTGGATAAAGCCCAAACAAGATAAAAAGAGCAGCAAGTGTCTTGTTTACATTCTTGTTATTATGGTCATCCAAGGATCCATCCTCTTGGTTTTAGCCAACATTTTTTTACGTGCCCGAACACCTGATTTCGAGATCGGCTCCGTCAAAGTTAGAAACCTCAAGTATGGTAATTCATCGGTTCCATCTTTTAACTTCACACTCGTGACCCAAGTCACCGTTGAGAACACCAATTTCGGAGAGTTCAGGTTTGACAAAAGTACGGGGACTGTATGGTGTGGGTCTGAAGTTGTGGCGCTAatgaaaatacctaaagggaTAGCTCAAGCTAGGGCAACTGAGAAGATGAAGGTTTCTATAAAT TGGTGGCCGGGCATGAAGCTCCGATCACTGGCGGAACCATCGTTTTTGGGACCAATCTGCTGTTTTCACGGTTTCACCCTCATGCAAACCCATGCACCGTGCACCATTCCTTTATATAAATCCCAGCAGGAGGCAACATAA
- the LOC108482636 gene encoding late embryogenesis abundant protein At1g64065-like, whose amino-acid sequence MQEDPQAKSKPPIRDHPRSDMEFGGIKPKAFQRDEKSSKCLVYILVIMVIQGSILLVFASYFLRARTPGFEIGSVEVRNLKYGNSSAPSFNFTLVTQVTVENTNFGDFRFDNSTGSVWCGSEVVGLMKIPKGRAQARASEMMKVSTQVSSVRLSDANNLANNMSYGLLELKSYVKLSGKVTIMNIMKRRRNPEMNCFMKLNLTGNTIQRLKCD is encoded by the coding sequence ATGCAGGAAGATCCTCAAGCCAAGTCAAAGCCACCCATTAGAGATCATCCAAGAAGCGACATGGAGTTTGGGGGCATTAAACCCAAAGCGTTCCAACGAGATGAAAAGAGCAGCAAATGTCTTGTTTACATTCTGGTTATCATGGTCATCCAGGGATCGATCCTTTTGGTATTCGCAAGCTATTTTTTACGTGCCCGAACTCCTGGTTTCGAGATCGGATCCGTCGAAGTTAGAAATCTCAAGTATGGTAATTCATCGGCTCCATCATTTAACTTCACGCTCGTGACCCAAGTCACCGTTGAGAACACCAATTTCGGAGATTTCAGGTTTGATAACAGTACGGGGAGTGTTTGGTGTGGGTCTGAAGTTGTGGGGCTAatgaaaatacctaaagggaGAGCTCAAGCTAGGGCAAGTGAGATGATGAAGGTTTCTACACAAGTGAGCTCAGTCAGGTTATCTGATGCAAACAACTTAGCCAATAACATGAGCTATGGATTGTTAGAGCTTAAAAGCTATGTTAAATTGAGTGGAAAAGTGACTATAATGAATATTATGAAGAGAAGAAGGAACCCTGAGATGAATTGCTTTATGAAACTTAATTTAACAGGGAACACCATACAGCGTTTAAAATGCGACTGA